The DNA sequence CTCGGTCTTGCACTCGTAGAGTTCCGGGCTCAGGTCGTGGTGGTCGAAGACGAACGGCCGGCGGAGCATCCGCATGAGCAGGGCGATGGTCCAGAAGACATCGGGCGGGTTGCAGGCCTGCACCGCGTCGACGCGGGTGCGGACCATGACGCCGAGCAGGCGGGTGGTGACGGCGATCAGTGCCCAGGCGAACTCGGCGGCGAAGGAGAGCACGCCCGAGCCGGCCAGCGGTTGTGGGAACGACCTGATCTGCGTCGCCGTACCGGGCAGGATCCGCAGCTTCTGCGGGCCGCGCGGGCAGATGACCGTCACCCGGTAGCCGGCGGCCTCCAGTGCCCGGCACTCGCGGATGACCCGCCGGTCACGTTCGACGGGCAGGTTCACCACCACGATGACGACGTGCGGACGCCGGTCGGCCATGTCTACCTCGTATCCGCCCAGAGCGCTGGAAAGGGTGGCATCGACGAAAGGTCGCAGCGCCTCGTCGGGCTGCGACCGGGGAGTGGGTGAAGCTATTGGAAAGCCTGCTCTATGCGGTCCGGTGCGGGCAAGTGACTCGCATTCTCGGACGATGTCGTCTTTCTAACACGAGTCGGACCAAGTGCCCGCTTCCATGGTCATGAGATCGGTTAATGTCGATCATCCTATTGGTCAATTTGCCTCGCCGAACCGGCGAGTTGGCTGAGGTGATCTGTCGGTAAAGCACCTTTTTGTTGATCTACATCCTGATTCTTTGGTCAGGAACAGGACAGCACCCAACATTCATCGGCTGGCTACTCTGTGCGCGCGGTCGGGTCATATTGACGACCATGGCTGGTGCGCGCCACCCGCGCACGTGTCTTGGGGAGGGGTGCGATGACGCGCCTTCGACGCGGGTTGGGGATCGGGCTGACGGCGGCCCTGCTGGCCGGACTACTCACACCGCTTCAGGGCGCCCCGGCCGCCGCGATCGCGCTGCCGTCCGGTTTCCAGGAGCAGATCGTCTTCAGCGGTCTGAGCCAGCCGACGAACCTCGAGTTCGCCTCCGACGGCCGGGTCTTCGTCGCCGAGAAGAACGGCCGGATCAAGGTGTTCGACGACCTCGCCGACCCCACCCCGACACTCTTCGCCGACCTGTCCACCAACGTGCACAACCAGTGGGACCGCGGACTGCTCGGCCTGGCGCTGGCACCCGGTTTCCCGGCCGACCCCTACGTCTACGTGCTCTACACCTACGACGCCCCGCCCGGCCGGACCGCTCCGGTGTGGAACGACACCTGCGGCGACGCCAACAACGGCCAGTGTGTGGTCACCGGGCGGCTCTCCCGGCTGCGGGCCGCCGGCAACGTGGCCACCGGCCCGGAACAGGTCCTCATCCACGACTGGTGCCAGCAGTACCCGAGCCACTCCGTCGGCGACCTGGCCTTCGGCGCCGACGGCATGCTCTACGCCACGGCCGGCGACGGCGCCAGCTTCAGCGCCACCGACTACGGGCAGCTCGGCAACCCGCGCAACCCCTGTGGCGACCCGCCGGGCGGCACCATGACCCCGCCGACCGCCGAGGGGGGTGCGCTGCGTTCGCAGGACGTACGCACCCTCGGCGACCCGACCGGCCTGGATGGCACCGTCATCCGGATCGACCCGGCGACCGGCGCCGCCGCCCCCGGCAACCCGCTGATCGGCTCCGCCGACCCCAACGCCCGGCGGATCGTCGCCACCGGCCTGCGCAACCCGTTCCGGTCCACCGTGCGACCCGGGACCAGCGAGGTCTGGCTCGGCGACGTCGGCTGGAACCTCTGGGAGGAGATCGACCGGGTCGCCGCGCCCACCGGCGGCGTCACCAACTTCGGCTGGCCCTGCTACGAGGGCAACGCCCGGATGGCCAGCTACGACAACGCGAACCTGAACCTCTGCGAGTCGCTCTACAGTGGAGCCGGCCAGACCGCGCCCTACTACGCCTACCACCACAACGCCGACGTCGTACCCGGCGAGAACTGTGGCGCCGGCGGGGACGCCGTCGGCGGCCTGGCGTTCTACCCCGGCAGCGGCGGCAGCTATCCCGCGGCGTACGCCGGTGCGCTCTTCTTCAGCGACTATTCCCGGAACTGCATCTGGGCGATGCGCCCGGCCAGCCCCGGCGGGCTGCCCAGCCCCGCCAACATCCAGCTCTTCGGCCAGGCCGCGGCCAGTCCCGCCGACCTCGCCGTCGGTCCCGGTGGCGAGCTGTACTACGCCGACCTGGGCGGGACGGTCCGGCGGATCCGCTACTTCCCGGGCAACCAGCCGCCGCAGGCCGTGATCACCGCCGCGCCGACCTCCGGCACCGCACCGCTGACCGTCACCTTCGACGGCACCGGCTCCACCGACCCCGACCCCGCCGACGCCGGCCGGCTCACGTACCGGTGGGACTTCACCAGCGACGGCACCGTCGACGCGACCACGCCGACCGCGACGCACACCTACCCGGCCACCGGCACCTTCACCGCGACGCTGACCGTCACCGACACCCTCGGCGCGTCGAACAGCACCACGGTCCGCATCCAGCCCGGAAACAGCGCACCGACCGCCGTCATCACCACCCCCACCACCGGCACCACCTGGCAGGTCGGCGACACCCTCACCTTCGGCGGCCACGCCACCGACCCGCAGCAGGGCACCATCCCCGCGTCGGGCCTGCACTGGCGGCTGCGGATGGAGCACTGCGAGTCGGTCGGCAACTGCCACACCCACCACCTGCAGGAATGGGCCGGGGTGGGGTCCGG is a window from the Polymorphospora rubra genome containing:
- a CDS encoding PQQ-dependent sugar dehydrogenase codes for the protein MTRLRRGLGIGLTAALLAGLLTPLQGAPAAAIALPSGFQEQIVFSGLSQPTNLEFASDGRVFVAEKNGRIKVFDDLADPTPTLFADLSTNVHNQWDRGLLGLALAPGFPADPYVYVLYTYDAPPGRTAPVWNDTCGDANNGQCVVTGRLSRLRAAGNVATGPEQVLIHDWCQQYPSHSVGDLAFGADGMLYATAGDGASFSATDYGQLGNPRNPCGDPPGGTMTPPTAEGGALRSQDVRTLGDPTGLDGTVIRIDPATGAAAPGNPLIGSADPNARRIVATGLRNPFRSTVRPGTSEVWLGDVGWNLWEEIDRVAAPTGGVTNFGWPCYEGNARMASYDNANLNLCESLYSGAGQTAPYYAYHHNADVVPGENCGAGGDAVGGLAFYPGSGGSYPAAYAGALFFSDYSRNCIWAMRPASPGGLPSPANIQLFGQAAASPADLAVGPGGELYYADLGGTVRRIRYFPGNQPPQAVITAAPTSGTAPLTVTFDGTGSTDPDPADAGRLTYRWDFTSDGTVDATTPTATHTYPATGTFTATLTVTDTLGASNSTTVRIQPGNSAPTAVITTPTTGTTWQVGDTLTFGGHATDPQQGTIPASGLHWRLRMEHCESVGNCHTHHLQEWAGVGSGSFVAPDHEYPSYLELELTATDADGLTSTTVRRLDPRTVDLTFATSPPGLQLSVGNFSGTAPFTRTVIVGSTNTVSAPSPQSGNSLVHTFGSWSDGGAATHVLIAPPAAGTWTATYTSAPGCTDSYGYTCTTSTDRPFLPAETTVLPLTGDDAYTSVGLPFAFPFYGQTHSTAWVSTNGFLSFTDPGSPLGTNTALPDPALPNAALYPFWDDLFVRADSSIRTATTGTAPDRRYVVEWRNIGMYGSTSARITFQAVLSESGEIVYSYADLSTAGRERGDSATVGIEDGSGAVALSYSTNTPDLRNGTSVVFTPPGGAPPTTGAVSGVVTNAATGLAVAGATVTLSPGNHTTTTAGNGSYTLPSVPVGAYTVTGTAPGGLSASRSVTVAPGGAHTVDLALAAPGGGEGEYTVTTGPRPFVPANGTVLPLTGDEGVTQVSLPFAFPFYGQPQSSAWVSTNGFLSFSDPGSAQPTNAALPDPAAPNGGIYPFWDDLVVRADSTIRTEVVGAAPHRQFVVEWRNIGHYGSTSARITVEAILSENGEIVFNYADLTTSKPRELGDSATVGIEDLAGAAATQHSFNQAVLANGTAIVFHPVP